Proteins found in one Nymphalis io chromosome 4, ilAglIoxx1.1, whole genome shotgun sequence genomic segment:
- the LOC126768205 gene encoding probable transaldolase gives MSSEPQAKRTKMSALDQLKQFSTVVADTGDFEAMKAYKPTDATTNPSLILSAAGMEQYQHLLDKAIKYGKDCGGSIDEQLAETLDMLSVLFGCEILKIIPGRVSVEVDARLSFDKDASMAKAIKLITMFAEHGIKKERILIKLASTWEGIQAAKELEKKHGIHCNLTLLFSLYQAIACAEANVTLISPFVGRILDWYVEHTKNTYEAKEDPGVVSVTRVFNYYKKFGYKTQVMGASFRNTGEIRELAGCDLLTISPKLLQELANSEQPLKKALDAKVAAQSDIEKISLTESQFRWHLNEDQMATDKLSEGIRKFAADTRKLELLIKSLLAKK, from the exons ATGAGTAGTGAACCTCAAGCCAAACGTACCAAAATGAGTGCATTAGATCAACTTAAACAATTTTCCACTGTCGTGGCTGATACAGGCGATTTTGAAG CCATGAAAGCCTATAAACCCACAGATGCTACCACAAACCCAAGTCTAATTTTATCTGCTGCTGGTATGGAGCAATATCAACATTTGCTTGATAAAGCTATTAAATATGGCAAGGACTGTGGAGG ATCAATTGATGAACAACTAGCTGAAACATTAGATATGTTGAGTGTTTTGTTTGGATGTGAAATCCTTAAAATTATACCCGGAAGAGTATCAGTTGAGGTTGATGCCag ATTGTCTTTTGATAAGGATGCTAGTATGGCTAAAGCAATCAAGTTAATTACAATGTTTGCAGAACATGGCATAAAAAAGGAAAGAATTTTGATCAAACTGGCATCAACTTGGGAGGGAATTCAAGCTGCcaa GGAGCTTGAGAAAAAACATGGAATTCATTGTAATTTGACCTTGcttttttctttatatcaaGCAATTGCCTGTGCTGAAGCTAATGTTACATTGATATCACCATTTGTTGGAAGAATTTTGGATTG GTATGTTGAACATACAAAGAACACATATGAGGCAAAGGAAGATCCAGGCGTAGTATCTGTTACTCGTGTCTTTAATTACTACAAGAAATTTGGCTACAAAACTCAAGTAATGGGTGCGTCCTTCCGCAATACTGGTGAAATAAGGGAACTGGCTGGTTGTGACTTACTCACAATTAGCCCAAAACTTTTACAAGAGCTTGCCAATAGTGAACAACCTCTTAAAAAG GCTTTAGATGCCAAAGTTGCTGCCCAAAGTGATATTGAGAAAATATCTTTGACTGAATCTCAATTCCGTTGGCACTTGAATGAAGATCAAATGGCTACTGATAAACTGTCCGAAGGTATCAGGAAGTTTGCTGCAGATACCAGAAAGTTGGAGTTACTCATTAAGTCATTGCTGGCAAAGAAGTAA
- the LOC126768183 gene encoding uncharacterized protein LOC126768183 isoform X1, whose amino-acid sequence MRKTSHDGIDVTSITSGIENEIKKAGTKIKKTSKKRKVQNFSLESDENIIEPLLQIDNEKSEISSRSAKYLLNKTKTDSSFELVNKTSENSVLSANSISTPVNSTSKINTSYICGTAPLHNHMNTNIFGMYDVTTKNSILVEIDGSKSGAYNQSPMIFTTAKIHTDGKSKLMEPVQITPVPILSTIEGNVVRTFADNSEYHMSSLSPRPIDLNINKCCTSVTSELNESEIKNIKEIKTIHSVTDSTSTHNKNQSINKLSNKSCKPGNLPTSTHFVYCTTKTVKDDICLDNSTILTTANSMNNGINGENVTIKPMQLPIDVHVADNKCKKLKSPKAISDMQGNEASAHKYTPLCGIVEKHKKMSNTFNLTESSDDVTNTVKVSSSGSKRLQRQKNASIEDINETATISNTLTNKSDKSLELGKNNITANEKSSIAKDKSEDISYEKMSIAIKPITKTDTSKAVSIDAKPLGTISKQEMKSTTDVEISRPLTGSSVANGSKTLNKSSIMVPVPNAKDNIKSVYVTTEKSLCNVTVSSVNTSAMATFIKSDSLNLVPTKDDVLVKCETSAVTTTLPSYIVSTSRTKIGSTFTFSTITNTSKSVTQKPLDHVVYTTNEKEKKSTALEQGNKSVVGMPSNSTRNHNVSKQTESETHSSVKDGRA is encoded by the exons ATGCGGAAG ACGTCTCATGATGGAATAGACGTAACATCTATTACTAGTGGcatagaaaatgaaataaagaaagcagggacaaaaattaaaaagacatCAAAGAAAAGAAAAGTTCAAAATTTTAGTCTTGAATCAGACGAAAACATAATAGAACCTTTACTACAAATAGACAATGAAAAATCTGAAATCTCCAGTAGAAGtgccaaatatttattaaacaaaacaaagactGATTCTTCGTTTGAGCTGGTTAATAAAACTTCAGAAAATTCAGTATTGTCAGCAAATTCCATTTCAACACCTGTTAACTCGACGAGTAAAATCAATACTTCATATATATGCGGGACAGCACCTTTACATAATCatatgaatacaaatatttttggtatGTATGATGTTACAACCAAAAATTCAATTCTCGTAGAAATAGATGGAAGCAAGTCAGGAGCATATAATCAAAGTCCAATGATTTTTACAACAGCAAAAATTCACACCGACGGTAAATCAAAACTAATGGAACCCGTACAAATTACACCTGTTCCAATTCTTTCTACGATAGAAGGCAACGTTGTGAGAACTTTTGCAGATAATAGTGAATACCATATGAGTAGCTTATCACCAAGACCCATtgatctaaatataaataaatgttgtacATCTGTCACCAGTGAGTTAAATGAAAGtgaaatcaaaaacataaaagaaataaaaacaattcattcGGTTACAGATTCTACCAGTACACACAATAAAAaccaaagtataaataaattatcaaataaatcatgtaaGCCTGGAAATTTACCAACATCTACTCATTTTGTATACTGTACAACTAAAACTGTAAAAGATGATATTTGTCTTGATAATTCTACTATTCTTACCACGGCCAACAGTATGAATAATGGAATTAACGGTGAAAATGTGACCATAAAACCTATGCAACTTCCTATTGATGTACATGTGGCCgataataaatgcaaaaaattGAAATCACCGAAGGCAATAAGTGATATGCAGGGAAATGAAGCATCAGCTCATAAATATACTCCTCTCTGTGGTATTGtagaaaaacacaaaaaaatgtcTAATACGTTTAATTTAACAGAGTCTTCAGATGATGTAACTAACACAGTCAAAGTTTCGTCCAGTGGTAGTAAAAGATTACAACGTCAGAAAAACGCTTCAATAGAAGACATAAATGAGACGGCAACTATTTCCAATACATTAACAAACAAAAGTGATAAATCACTAGAATTgggcaaaaataatattactgcaAATGAAAAATCATCTATTGCCAAAGATAAGAGTGAAGATATTTCATATGAGAAAATGTCGATAGCTATTAAACCTATTACCAAAACTGACACATCAAAAGCTGTGTCAATAGATGCTAAGCCCTTAGGCACAATTTCTAAGCAGGAAATGAAGTCTACTACAGATGTGGAAATTTCACGACCTTTGACTGGCAGTAGTGTTGCCAATGGTTCTAAGACTCtaaataaatcatcaattaTGGTACCTGTACCTAATgctaaagataatattaaatcagTTTATGTGACAACTGAAAAATCGCTATGCAATGTGACGGTATCTAGCGTAAATACATCTGCAATGGCAACATTCATTAAATCAGATTCTCTTAATCTGGTTCCTACCAAAGACGATGTATTAGTAAAATGTGAAACTTCTGCTGTCACTACAACTCTTCCATCATATATAGTTTCGACTTCTAGAACTAAAATAGGTTCGACATTTACTTTTAGTACAATAACAAACACATCAAAATCTGTGACGCAGAAGCCTCTTGATCACGTCGTTTACACTacaaatgaaaaagaaaaaaaatctacgGCATTGGAACAAGGTAACAAGTCCGTGGTAGGTATGCCTTCAAACTCAACTAGGAATCATAACGTTTCAAAACAAACAGAATCAGAAACTCATTCATCAGTAAAAGATGGTAGAGCTTAA
- the LOC126768183 gene encoding sodium- and chloride-dependent glycine transporter 1-like isoform X2, whose product MKPEKQTPIPAVTENIPAMEIKYSCKDEIITETVTEETEPERGNWTGRFDFLLSLLGYSVGLGNVWRFPYLCYNNGGGAFLIPFTIMLVIAGLPLMFMELSFGQYAALGPVAVYNRFCPLFRGLGYGMVIVSSIVMLYYNLIIAWTIYYMVVSFASIFYKLPWQNCDADWSTKFCYSYEEANHCQAQNGTYYLRECLNQSYATLHNIAALAEVALRRPPAEEYFTNQVLGLSSGIEETGQIRVGMAACLFAAWLIVFLCLCKGVQSSGKVVYFTALFPYVVLVILFIRGVSLPGASTGILFYLTPDFSQLANAQVWGDAAVQIFFALSPAWGGLITLSSYNKFSNNCYIDSLIVAVSNIGTSFFAGLVIFSVIGFLAHELNVGVDRVVDQGAGLAFIVYPEVVTRLPVSPLWSILFFVMLLTLGLDSQFALMETVTTAILDRFPNFRQKKVWVVLAVALFGYMGGLIFTTNSGMYWLQLMDKYAANWSVLIIAIGECVIIAWIYGAEKFCQDIQSMIGPQSKLWVVFWSAMWRIITPAALVFILVFNWIEYKPASYGHYVYPMWADAVGWIIGVLPIVVVVIMAVNQICSGPDDLTIMEKARVLAQPTDEWGPASGSIYSSALRTETELSPPVLLLHGRHVLRERGA is encoded by the exons ATGAAGCCGGAAAAACAAACACCTATACCTGCGGTCACCGAAAACATACCCGCAATGGAAATAAAATACTCA TGCAAGGACGAAATTATAACGGAGACGGTGACTGAGGAAACGGAACCAGAACGCGGGAATTGGACGGGGCGCTTCGACTTCCTATTATCACTTCTAGGATATAGCGTTGGATTAGGCAACGTATGGCGATTCCCATATCTATGCTATAATAACGGAGGAG gTGCATTTTTAATTCCATTCACAATTATGCTTGTGATTGCTGGCCTTCCACTCATGTTTATGGAGTTATCATTTGGTCAATATGCCGCTCTTGGACCTGTCGCAGTTTATAATCGATTCTGCCCGCTTTTCCGAGGACTAGGTTACGGAATGGTCATAGTATCCAGCATagtaatgttgtattataatcttattatcGCATGGACCATTTATTACATGGTGGTATCATTCGCaagcattttttataaacttccGTGGCAAAACTGTGACGCTGATTGGAGTACTAAAT tttgttACTCATACGAAGAGGCGAACCATTGTCAGGCGCAAAATGGTACATATTACTTACGGGAATGCTTAAACCAAAGTTATGCTACACTTCACAACATCGCCGCTCTAGCTGAAGTGGCTCTACGTCGACCGCCTGCCGAGGAATATTTTAC TAATCAAGTCCTAGGCCTGTCATCTGGCATCGAAGAAACAGGTCAAATTCGTGTGGGCATGGCTGCGTGTTTATTTGCTGCCTGGCTTATCGTCTTTCTTTGCTTATGCAAAGGAGTGCAGTCATCAGGAAAG GTGGTGTATTTTACGGCGCTATTTCCTTACGTAGTATTGGTAATTCTATTTATTCGCGGGGTAAGTTTACCGGGAGCTTCTACGGGAATTCTTTTTTATCTTACACCGGATTTTAGTCAGCTTGCTAACGCTCAG gtGTGGGGTGATGCTgctgtacaaatattttttgctttgaGTCCAGCTTGGGGAGGTCTTATCACACTTTCATCTTACAACAAATTTTCTAACAACtgctatat AGATTCATTGATCGTGGCGGTGTCAAATATTGGTACATCGTTTTTTGCCGGTTTGGTTATATTTTCCGTAATAGGGTTTTTGGCTCATGAGCTGAACGTAGGCGTGGACCGCGTGGTAGATCAAGGAGCAGGCCTAGCTTTCATAGTATACCCTGAAGTGGTGACTAGATTACCAGTCTCACCTCTTTGGTCCATACTTTTTTTCGTTATGCTGTTAACTTTAGGACTTGATTCACAG tttgctTTAATGGAGACAGTAACAACTGCTATATTGGATCGATTTCCCAATTTCCGTCAGAAGAAAGTTTGGGTTGTGTTAGCGGTAGCTCTGTTTGGTTATATGGGCGGTTTGATTTTTACAACTAAT AGTGGAATGTATTGGTTACAACTTATGGATAAATATGCAGCGAATTGGTCAGTTCTTATAATCGCTATAGGTGAATGCGTAATAATTGCTTGGATTTACGGAGCTGAAAAGTTTTGTCAAGATATACAAAGCATGATCGGCCCGCAGTCAAAGCTCTGGGTTGTGTTTTGGAGTGCGATGTGGCGAATAATCACCCCAGCCGCATTAgtt TTCATTTTAGTATTCAATTGGATCGAATATAAACCGGCATCATATGGCCACTATGTGTATCCGATGTGGGCTGATGCAGTCGGTTGGATAATTGGAGTATTACCGATTGTTGTAGTAGTTATTATGGCCGTTAATCAAATTTGCAGCGGACCTGATGATCTTACGATTATGGAG AAAGCACGAGTTCTCGCACAGCCGACTGACGAATGGGGCCCGGCATCAGGATCTATCTATAGTAGCGCGCTTCGGACGGAGACTGAACTGTCGCCGCCGGTGCTGCTACTGCACGGCCGCCACGTGCTACGCGAGCGGGGAGCATGA